In Cyprinus carpio isolate SPL01 chromosome A1, ASM1834038v1, whole genome shotgun sequence, the following proteins share a genomic window:
- the lias gene encoding lipoyl synthase, mitochondrial, producing MALLGRGCAVAGRISSNRLFLPSKCFEGSSVYCKRLITAASTSSTLTEKKRDIKEDGLNLQDFISGELSEKSSWEEYRGSLKRQKGERLRLPPWLKTEIPIGKNYNKLKNTLRDLNLHTVCEEARCPNIGECWGGGEYATSTATIMLMGDTCTRGCRFCSIKTARKPPPLDAEEPYNTAKAIAAWGLDYVVLTSVDRDDIPDGGAEHFAKTVSYIKERNPKILVECLTPDFRGDLAAVEKIALSGLDVYAHNVETVRDLQRHVRDPRANFNQSLSVLRHVKKVKSSVLTKTSLMLGLGETDAQIHAALKDFRESGVDCLTLGQYMQPTKRNLKVEEYVTPEKFAYWEKVGQEMGFVYTASGPLVRTSYRAGEFFLKNLLEKKKTEGSIEAAE from the exons ATGGCGCTGCTCGGCAGAGGTTGCGCTGTTGCGGGACGAATTTCGTCTAATCGTCTGTTTTTACCGTCGAAATGCTTTGAGGGGTCTAGT GTTTACTGTAAGAGACTGATCACTGCCGCCAGCACATCATCCACACTCACTGAGAAGAAGAGAGACATTAAAGAGGACGGCCTGAACCTGCAGGACTTCATATCTGGAGAGCTGTCGGAGAAGAGCAGCTGGGAGGAATACAGAGGCAGCCTGAAGAGACAGAAGGGAGAACG GCTACGGCTGCCACCGTGGCTCAAAACAGAGATCCCTATAGGAAAGAACTACAACAAGCTGAAGAACACGCTTCGGGACCTGAACCTGCACACA GTTTGCGAGGAGGCCCGGTGTCCCAATATCGGGGAATGCTGGGGTGGAGGAGAGTATGCCACTTCCACAGCAACCATAATG TTAATGGGAGACACATGCACACGCGGCTGTAGGTTTTGTTCAATTAAAACAGCCAGGAAACCTCCGCCTCTTGACGCTGAGGAGCCGTATAACACTGCAAAAGCCATCGCAGCGTGGGGACTGGACTATGTGGTCCTCACATCAGTGGACAGAGATG ATATTCCTGATGGTGGGGCTGAACACTTCGCAAAGACCGTCTCCTATATTAAAGAAAG GAATCCTAAAATCCTGGTGGAGTGTTTGACCCCGGATTTTCGTGGTGACCTGGCAGCGGTGGAGAAAATCGCTCTGTCTGGGCTCGATGTTTATGCTCACAATGTAGAGACGGTCAGAGATTTACAGAG ACATGTGCGTGACCCCCGTGCGAACTTCAACCAATCACTGAGTGTTTTACGacatgttaaaaaagtgaaatccaGTGTGCTCACGAAGACGTCCCTCATGCTGGGCCTCGGCGAGACGGACGCACAGATACACGCAGCTCTGAAAG ATTTTAGGGAGTCTGGAGTGGACTGTCTGACGCTGGGGCAGTACATGCAGCCCACCAAACGCAATCTCAAG GTGGAAGAGTACGTTACTCCTGAGAAGTTTGCTTACTGGGAGAAGGTTGGCCAGGAGATGGGCTTCGTCTACACAGCCAGCGGGCCGCTCGTGCGCACCTCTTACAGAGCAG GTGAgttctttttgaagaatctgCTGGAAAAGAAGAAGACTGAAGGAAGCATAGAAGCAGCAGAATGA
- the rfc1 gene encoding replication factor C subunit 1 isoform X2 — translation MDIRRFFAPSKPAAPKPSNTSSTDEEQKKKPKSKTKVKSPRSDEKPSGKRKKRVIIDSDSEEEKKEKKKTKKSAKETDAPTAKKHPVTYVSDSDSDDTFMTLKKTRRKENGTAEGKKESGPGKAKQVSSSKSPTKSPNALSKGAAKSSQPTVSSKVAAPTPPKHMPISVADFFGSSSVQRSEKRMVASTSTKRKAPSQDTEESLSDEAIAKQLQMDEDMELEKKIHDDEEFARTLAMLDEAPSPKKARVDSVSPSKSRASASDTKPRKDPSPKQSPVKTSSKLAQMKRRQEEEEEQRKKDRGEKQIKISPKKEPISPATSERVATPKTASVSTGATKSRNVSTPKTDGAPKTSPTKPENKSPEDLEKKRANSSAYRNYLNREGPRALGSKEIPQGEENCLEGCVFVLTGVLESLERDDAKSLIERYGGKVTGNVSRKTTYLVLGRDSGASKSEKAESFGTKIINEDELLDLIRTKPGKKSKYEIAAEAENKSFKARTPDSRDKRTPSKKATPQGPSPNKRSPSKGKSKPGSASKSGTLGASRSEVKKSLSFDQTKRASPVSHSTPENDGSSLLWVDKYRPRSLKNLIGQQGDQSCANKLLRWLQNWHKHHSGITKAPAKFGKFGSKDDGSGFKAALLSGPPGVGKTTTAALVCEELGYSYVEMNASCTRSKNSLKEVIAESLNNTSIKNFYTGASQTVSSKHVLIMDEVDGMAGNEDRGGIQEMIGLIKQSKIPIICMCNDRNHQKIRSLANYCYDLRFQRPRVEQIKGAVMSIAFKEGLKIPPPALNEVILASNQDIRQVLHNLSMWAAKDKVMTYDQAKADANSARKDMKLGPFDVCRKVFASGEESAHMTLIDKSDLFFHDYSLAPLFVQENYLHVRPAAAGGNLKNHLVLLSKTADSICDGNLVDKQIRSRQAWSLLPTQAIYASVLPGELMRGYMSQFPTFPSWLGKFSSAGKHSRIIQELASHMSLKTLSSKEAINLDYLPYLRSAVLEPLQSQGSEGAGQSVQLMDDYDLIKEDVDNMMEISTWGGQPDPYSKLDSKVKAAFTRAYNKESHLTPYSLQVVKKSRKGAVDPELIGELDGESQLQEEEEDNGVTSDAMIKQKKAKPAKDIKQEKPGASGKGKGRGKGKGKVVN, via the exons ATG GACATCCGGAGGTTTTTTGCACCTAGCAAACCTGCGGCACCCAAACCTTCAAATACAAGCAGCACTGATGAAGAGCAGAAGAAGAAACCGAAATCAAAAACTAAG gtCAAAAGCCCCAGATCTGATGAAAAACCCTCTGGAAAGCGAAAGAAAAGAGTCATAATTGATTCAG ACTCTGAGGAAGAgaaaaaggagaagaagaagaccAAAAAGAGCGCTAAAGAGACTGACGCCCCTACAGCGAAGAAACACCCGGTAACTTACGTGTCTGATTCTG attCGGATGATACATTTATGACTCTGAAAAAGACCAGACGAAAAGAAAATGGAACTGCTGAAGGCAAGAAAGAATCAGGTCCGGGAAAAGCAAAACAAGTCTCTTCCAGTAAATCCCCGACCAAATCCCCAAACGCACTCTCAAAGGGAGCGGCGAAGAGCTCTCAGCCCACCGTCTCCTCAAAGGTGGCGGCACCAACCCCACCGAAACACATGCCCATCTCAGTAGCAGACTTCTTTGGGAGCTCAAGTGTTCAGAGGTCAGAGAAGAGAATGGTGGCCAGTACCAGCACTAAGAGGAAGGCA CCCTCGCAGGACACTGAAGAGTCGCTCAGTGATGAAGCCATTGCTAAACAACTTCAGATGGATGAAGACATGGAG ttgGAAAAGAAGATCCATGATGATGAGGAATTTGCAAGAACATTAGCCATGCTGGATGAAGCTCCCTCACCGAAAAAG gCTCGAGTGGACTCTGTCTCTCCATCCAAGAGCAGAGCAAGTGCCTCAGACACCAAACCCAGAAAGGACCCGTCCCCTAAACAAAGTCCCGTGAAGACCAGCTCCAAACTGGCTCAGATGAAAAGGCGacaggaagaagaggaagagcaAAGGAAGAAAGACAGGggtgaaaaacaaattaagatcTCTCCTAAGAAAGAGCCCATCTCTCCAGCTACCTCAGAGCGAGTAGCTACGCCCAAAACAGCAAGCGTTTCCACAGGAGCGACGAAATCAAGGAATGTTTCCACACCTAAAACTGACGGTGCACCTAAAACCTCACCAACAAAACCAGAG AATAAAAGTCCTGAGGACTTAGAGAAAAAACGGGCAAATTCGTCAGCCTACCGTAACTATTTGAACAGAGAAGGACCACGAGCACTGGGGTCTAAAGAGATCCCGCAG ggagAAGAGAACTGTCTGGagggttgtgtgtttgtgttgaccGGTGTGTTAGAGTCTCTCGAGAGGGATGATGCTAAGTCACTAATAGAGCGATATGGCGGGAAAGTCACGGGAAACGTCAGCCGTAAAACCACTTACCTCGTTCTGGGACGAGACAGCGGGGCCTCGAAGTCTGAGAAG GCGGAGAGTTTTGGTACTAAGATCATAAACGAAGATGAGTTGTTGGACCTCATAAGAACCAAACCAGGCAAGAAGTCTAAATACGAGATCGCGGCAGAGGCAGAG AATAAATCGTTTAAAGCAAGGACTCCAGACTCTAGAGACAAACGCACTCCGTCCAAGAAGGCCACTCCACAAGGGCCCAGCCCCAACAAGAGAAGCCCTTCAAAGGGGAAGTCTAAGCCTGGCTCGGCTTCTAAATCTGGAACACTTGGCGCCTCTCGTTCAGAGGTCAAAAAGAGTTTGAGCTTTGATCAAACCAAGAGAGCATCCCCTGTATCGCACTCTACCCCTGAGAATGATGGGAGCAGCCTGTTGTGGGTGGATAAGTACCGCCCTCGTAGTCTGAAGAACCTGATCGGCCAGCAGGGGGATCAGAGTTGTGCTAACAAGCTTCTACGTTGGTTACAGAACTGGCATAAACATCACAGCGGCATTACAAAAGCACCAG CCAAATTCGGTAAGTTTGGGAGTAAAGATGACGGTTCTGGATTTAAGGCCGCATTGTTGTCTGGGCCTCCTGGTGTTGGGAAGACCACTACTGCTGCCCTCGTCTGTGAG GAGTTGGGTTACAGCTACGTGGAGATGAATGCGAGCTGCACCCGCAGTAAGAACAGCTTAAAGGAAGTGATCGCAGAGTCACTCAACAACACCAGCATTAAGAACTTCTATACCG GTGCATCTCAGACGGTGAGCAGTAAACATGTCCTCATAATGGACGAGGTGGACGGGATGGCAGGAAATGAAGACAGAGGAGGAATACAG GAGATGATTGGTCTGATAAAACAGTCAAAGATTCCCATCATCTGCATGTGCAATGACCGTAATCATCAGAAGATCCGCTCGCTGGCCAACTACTGCTACGACCTGAGGTTTCAGAGACCCCGCGTTGAGCAGATCAAG GGGGCTGTGATGTCTATAGCTTTCAAAGAGGGTCTGAAAATCCCACCCCCGGCACTTAATGAAGTCATCCTGGCGTCCAATCAGGATATTCGGCAG GTACTGCATAATCTAAGCATGTGGGCAGCTAAAGACAAAGTCATGACTTACGACCAGGCCAAAGCTGACGCTAACAGTGCTAGGAAGGACATGAAACTG GGTCCCTTTGATGTGTGTCGGAAGGTGTTTGCTTCAGGAGAGGAAAGCGCGCACATGACTTTGATTGACAAATCAGACCTTTTCTTCCATGATTACTCTTTAGCACCACTATTTGTTCAGGAAAACTACCTGCATGTCCGACCAGCCGCTGCAGG GGGAAATCTGAAGAATCATCTGGTGCTGTTGAGTAAAACGGCAGACAGTATTTGCGATGGAAATTTAGTGGACAAACAGATCCGCTCCAGACAGGCATGGTCTCTGCTCCCCACACAG GCGATTTATGCGAGCGTGTTGCCGGGGGAACTGATGCGGGGTTATATGAGTCAGTTTCCGACCTTTCCCAGCTGGTTGGGCAAGTTCTCATCAGCTGGCAAACACAGCCGCATCATACAGGAGCTCGCTTCACACATGAGCCTAAa GACGTTAAGCAGCAAGGAAGCAATAAATCTGGATTACCTGCCGTATTTGCGCTCAGCAGTGTTAGAGCCTCTTCAGTCGCAGGGTTCGGAGGGAGCCGGTCAGAGCGTGCAGCTCATGGATGATTATGACCTTATCAAAGAGGATGTTGATAACATGATGGAGATCAGCACTTGGGGCGGACAGCCGGATCCTTACTCTAAACTGGACtccaag GTGAAAGCTGCGTTTACAAGAGCCTACAATAAGGAATCGCATCTTACGCCGTACTCTTTACAAGTGGTTAAGAAAAGCCGTAAAGGCGCTGTTGACCCTGAGCTCATAGGAGAGCTTGACGGTGAATCTCAGCtccaggaagaggaagaagataATGGCGTTACTTCAGATGCAATGATAAAG CAGAAAAAAGCCAAACCAGCAAAAGACATCAAGCAAGAGAAACCAGGGGCTTCTGGGAAGGGGAAGGGCAGGGGTAAAGGAAAGGGAAAAGTAGTGAACTGA
- the LOC109093046 gene encoding 60S ribosomal protein L9 has protein sequence MKTILSNQTVDIPSNVEVTLKGRTVVVKGPRGVLRREFSHINLELSLLGKKQKKLRVDKWWGNRKELATVRTICSHVQNMIKGVTLGFRYKMRSVYAHFPINVAMQENGTLVEIRNFLGEKYIRRVRMRPGVSCAVSAAQKDELVLEGNDIELVSNSAALIQQATTVKNKDIRKFLDGIYVSEKGTVVEAES, from the exons ATGAAGACCATTCTCAGTAACCAGACAGTGGACATCCCCAGCAACG TGGAGGTGACCCTCAAGGGCCGCACGGTTGTTGTGAAGGGGCCCCGTGGAGTACTTCGCCGGGAGTTCAGCCACATTAACCTGGAGCTCAGTCTGTTGGGCAAGAAACAGAAGAAG ctgcGTGTGGATAAGTGGTGGGGAAACCGGAAGGAGCTGGCCACCGTCCGCACCATCTGCAGTCATGTCCAGAACATGATCAAGGGCGTCACACTG GGCTTCAGATACAAGATGCGATCTGTATATGCCCATTTCCCCATTAACGTGGCGATGCAGGAGAACGGCACTCTGGTGGAGATCAGAAACTTCTTGGGAGAGAAGTACATCCGGCGTGTCCGCATGAGGCCAG GTGTGTCCTGTGCGGTGTCTGCCGCTCAGAAAGACGAGCTGGTTCTGGAGGGTAATGACATTGAGCTGGTGTCAAACTCAG CTGCCCTCATCCAGCAGGCAACCACAGTGAAAAATAAGGATATCAGAAAGTTCCTGGATGGTATTTACGTCTCTGAGAAAGGCACTGTAGTGGAGGCGGAGTCGTAG
- the rfc1 gene encoding replication factor C subunit 1 isoform X1 — protein MDIRRFFAPSKPAAPKPSNTSSTDEEQKKKPKSKTKVKSPRSDEKPSGKRKKRVIIDSDSEEEKKEKKKTKKSAKETDAPTAKKHPVTYVSDSDSDDTFMTLKKTRRKENGTAEGKKESGPGKAKQVSSSKSPTKSPNALSKGAAKSSQPTVSSKVAAPTPPKHMPISVADFFGSSSVQRSEKRMVASTSTKRKAPSQDTEESLSDEAIAKQLQMDEDMELEKKIHDDEEFARTLAMLDEAPSPKKARVDSVSPSKSRASASDTKPRKDPSPKQSPVKTSSKLAQMKRRQEEEEEQRKKDRGEKQIKISPKKEPISPATSERVATPKTASVSTGATKSRNVSTPKTDGAPKTSPTKPENKSPEDLEKKRANSSAYRNYLNREGPRALGSKEIPQGEENCLEGCVFVLTGVLESLERDDAKSLIERYGGKVTGNVSRKTTYLVLGRDSGASKSEKAESFGTKIINEDELLDLIRTKPGKKSKYEIAAEAENKSFKARTPDSRDKRTPSKKATPQGPSPNKRSPSKGKSKPGSASKSGTLGASRSEVKKSLSFDQTKRASPVSHSTPENDGSSLLWVDKYRPRSLKNLIGQQGDQSCANKLLRWLQNWHKHHSGITKAPAAKFGKFGSKDDGSGFKAALLSGPPGVGKTTTAALVCEELGYSYVEMNASCTRSKNSLKEVIAESLNNTSIKNFYTGASQTVSSKHVLIMDEVDGMAGNEDRGGIQEMIGLIKQSKIPIICMCNDRNHQKIRSLANYCYDLRFQRPRVEQIKGAVMSIAFKEGLKIPPPALNEVILASNQDIRQVLHNLSMWAAKDKVMTYDQAKADANSARKDMKLGPFDVCRKVFASGEESAHMTLIDKSDLFFHDYSLAPLFVQENYLHVRPAAAGGNLKNHLVLLSKTADSICDGNLVDKQIRSRQAWSLLPTQAIYASVLPGELMRGYMSQFPTFPSWLGKFSSAGKHSRIIQELASHMSLKTLSSKEAINLDYLPYLRSAVLEPLQSQGSEGAGQSVQLMDDYDLIKEDVDNMMEISTWGGQPDPYSKLDSKVKAAFTRAYNKESHLTPYSLQVVKKSRKGAVDPELIGELDGESQLQEEEEDNGVTSDAMIKQKKAKPAKDIKQEKPGASGKGKGRGKGKGKVVN, from the exons ATG GACATCCGGAGGTTTTTTGCACCTAGCAAACCTGCGGCACCCAAACCTTCAAATACAAGCAGCACTGATGAAGAGCAGAAGAAGAAACCGAAATCAAAAACTAAG gtCAAAAGCCCCAGATCTGATGAAAAACCCTCTGGAAAGCGAAAGAAAAGAGTCATAATTGATTCAG ACTCTGAGGAAGAgaaaaaggagaagaagaagaccAAAAAGAGCGCTAAAGAGACTGACGCCCCTACAGCGAAGAAACACCCGGTAACTTACGTGTCTGATTCTG attCGGATGATACATTTATGACTCTGAAAAAGACCAGACGAAAAGAAAATGGAACTGCTGAAGGCAAGAAAGAATCAGGTCCGGGAAAAGCAAAACAAGTCTCTTCCAGTAAATCCCCGACCAAATCCCCAAACGCACTCTCAAAGGGAGCGGCGAAGAGCTCTCAGCCCACCGTCTCCTCAAAGGTGGCGGCACCAACCCCACCGAAACACATGCCCATCTCAGTAGCAGACTTCTTTGGGAGCTCAAGTGTTCAGAGGTCAGAGAAGAGAATGGTGGCCAGTACCAGCACTAAGAGGAAGGCA CCCTCGCAGGACACTGAAGAGTCGCTCAGTGATGAAGCCATTGCTAAACAACTTCAGATGGATGAAGACATGGAG ttgGAAAAGAAGATCCATGATGATGAGGAATTTGCAAGAACATTAGCCATGCTGGATGAAGCTCCCTCACCGAAAAAG gCTCGAGTGGACTCTGTCTCTCCATCCAAGAGCAGAGCAAGTGCCTCAGACACCAAACCCAGAAAGGACCCGTCCCCTAAACAAAGTCCCGTGAAGACCAGCTCCAAACTGGCTCAGATGAAAAGGCGacaggaagaagaggaagagcaAAGGAAGAAAGACAGGggtgaaaaacaaattaagatcTCTCCTAAGAAAGAGCCCATCTCTCCAGCTACCTCAGAGCGAGTAGCTACGCCCAAAACAGCAAGCGTTTCCACAGGAGCGACGAAATCAAGGAATGTTTCCACACCTAAAACTGACGGTGCACCTAAAACCTCACCAACAAAACCAGAG AATAAAAGTCCTGAGGACTTAGAGAAAAAACGGGCAAATTCGTCAGCCTACCGTAACTATTTGAACAGAGAAGGACCACGAGCACTGGGGTCTAAAGAGATCCCGCAG ggagAAGAGAACTGTCTGGagggttgtgtgtttgtgttgaccGGTGTGTTAGAGTCTCTCGAGAGGGATGATGCTAAGTCACTAATAGAGCGATATGGCGGGAAAGTCACGGGAAACGTCAGCCGTAAAACCACTTACCTCGTTCTGGGACGAGACAGCGGGGCCTCGAAGTCTGAGAAG GCGGAGAGTTTTGGTACTAAGATCATAAACGAAGATGAGTTGTTGGACCTCATAAGAACCAAACCAGGCAAGAAGTCTAAATACGAGATCGCGGCAGAGGCAGAG AATAAATCGTTTAAAGCAAGGACTCCAGACTCTAGAGACAAACGCACTCCGTCCAAGAAGGCCACTCCACAAGGGCCCAGCCCCAACAAGAGAAGCCCTTCAAAGGGGAAGTCTAAGCCTGGCTCGGCTTCTAAATCTGGAACACTTGGCGCCTCTCGTTCAGAGGTCAAAAAGAGTTTGAGCTTTGATCAAACCAAGAGAGCATCCCCTGTATCGCACTCTACCCCTGAGAATGATGGGAGCAGCCTGTTGTGGGTGGATAAGTACCGCCCTCGTAGTCTGAAGAACCTGATCGGCCAGCAGGGGGATCAGAGTTGTGCTAACAAGCTTCTACGTTGGTTACAGAACTGGCATAAACATCACAGCGGCATTACAAAAGCACCAG CAGCCAAATTCGGTAAGTTTGGGAGTAAAGATGACGGTTCTGGATTTAAGGCCGCATTGTTGTCTGGGCCTCCTGGTGTTGGGAAGACCACTACTGCTGCCCTCGTCTGTGAG GAGTTGGGTTACAGCTACGTGGAGATGAATGCGAGCTGCACCCGCAGTAAGAACAGCTTAAAGGAAGTGATCGCAGAGTCACTCAACAACACCAGCATTAAGAACTTCTATACCG GTGCATCTCAGACGGTGAGCAGTAAACATGTCCTCATAATGGACGAGGTGGACGGGATGGCAGGAAATGAAGACAGAGGAGGAATACAG GAGATGATTGGTCTGATAAAACAGTCAAAGATTCCCATCATCTGCATGTGCAATGACCGTAATCATCAGAAGATCCGCTCGCTGGCCAACTACTGCTACGACCTGAGGTTTCAGAGACCCCGCGTTGAGCAGATCAAG GGGGCTGTGATGTCTATAGCTTTCAAAGAGGGTCTGAAAATCCCACCCCCGGCACTTAATGAAGTCATCCTGGCGTCCAATCAGGATATTCGGCAG GTACTGCATAATCTAAGCATGTGGGCAGCTAAAGACAAAGTCATGACTTACGACCAGGCCAAAGCTGACGCTAACAGTGCTAGGAAGGACATGAAACTG GGTCCCTTTGATGTGTGTCGGAAGGTGTTTGCTTCAGGAGAGGAAAGCGCGCACATGACTTTGATTGACAAATCAGACCTTTTCTTCCATGATTACTCTTTAGCACCACTATTTGTTCAGGAAAACTACCTGCATGTCCGACCAGCCGCTGCAGG GGGAAATCTGAAGAATCATCTGGTGCTGTTGAGTAAAACGGCAGACAGTATTTGCGATGGAAATTTAGTGGACAAACAGATCCGCTCCAGACAGGCATGGTCTCTGCTCCCCACACAG GCGATTTATGCGAGCGTGTTGCCGGGGGAACTGATGCGGGGTTATATGAGTCAGTTTCCGACCTTTCCCAGCTGGTTGGGCAAGTTCTCATCAGCTGGCAAACACAGCCGCATCATACAGGAGCTCGCTTCACACATGAGCCTAAa GACGTTAAGCAGCAAGGAAGCAATAAATCTGGATTACCTGCCGTATTTGCGCTCAGCAGTGTTAGAGCCTCTTCAGTCGCAGGGTTCGGAGGGAGCCGGTCAGAGCGTGCAGCTCATGGATGATTATGACCTTATCAAAGAGGATGTTGATAACATGATGGAGATCAGCACTTGGGGCGGACAGCCGGATCCTTACTCTAAACTGGACtccaag GTGAAAGCTGCGTTTACAAGAGCCTACAATAAGGAATCGCATCTTACGCCGTACTCTTTACAAGTGGTTAAGAAAAGCCGTAAAGGCGCTGTTGACCCTGAGCTCATAGGAGAGCTTGACGGTGAATCTCAGCtccaggaagaggaagaagataATGGCGTTACTTCAGATGCAATGATAAAG CAGAAAAAAGCCAAACCAGCAAAAGACATCAAGCAAGAGAAACCAGGGGCTTCTGGGAAGGGGAAGGGCAGGGGTAAAGGAAAGGGAAAAGTAGTGAACTGA